A portion of the Colius striatus isolate bColStr4 chromosome 1, bColStr4.1.hap1, whole genome shotgun sequence genome contains these proteins:
- the LAMTOR1 gene encoding ragulator complex protein LAMTOR1 isoform X2 — translation MGCCYSSEAEASDQEEETKRLLEPAATPPSKVLNGAEQSYHSLPSARTDEQAMLSSILAKTAINIIDVSAADSQGMEQHEYMDRARQYSTRLAMLSSSLTHWKKLPLLPSLTSQPHQVLASDPVPFADLQQGL, via the exons aTGGGCTGCTGCTACAGCAGCGAGGCCGAGGCCTCCGACCAG GAGGAGGAGACCAAGAGGCTCCTGGAGCCAGCTGCCACCCCCCCCAGCAAGGTGCTGAacggggcagagcagagctacCACAGCCTCCCGTCAGCACGCACCGATGAGCAGGCCATGCTGTCCTCCATCCTGGCCAAGACTGCCAT CAACATCATCGACGTGTCGGCAGCGGATTCGCAGGGGATGGAGCAGCACGAGTACATGGACAGAGCCCGGCAGTACAG CACGCGCCTGGCCATGCTCAGCTCCTCGCTCACGCACTGGAAGAAGCTGCCGCTGCTGCCGTCCCTCACGTCGCAGCCTCACCAGGTGCTGGCCAGTGACCCCGTGCCCTTCGCTGACCTGCAGCAG